In Streptomyces seoulensis, the following are encoded in one genomic region:
- a CDS encoding acylphosphatase: MSEEVRLVAWVRGRVQGVGFRWFTRARALEIGGLSGFALNLADGRVQVVAEGPREGCEGLLDWLQGDDTPGRVDGVTEIWDTPRGGYDSFAIR, translated from the coding sequence ATGAGTGAGGAAGTACGGCTGGTGGCCTGGGTACGCGGACGGGTCCAGGGAGTGGGTTTCCGCTGGTTCACGCGTGCCAGGGCGCTGGAGATCGGCGGGCTGAGTGGTTTTGCTCTCAATCTGGCCGATGGACGGGTCCAAGTGGTCGCCGAGGGTCCCCGCGAGGGCTGCGAGGGGCTGCTCGACTGGCTCCAGGGTGACGACACGCCCGGACGTGTCGACGGCGTCACCGAGATCTGGGACACACCCCGGGGCGGATACGACAGCTTCGCCATCCGCTGA
- a CDS encoding winged helix-turn-helix transcriptional regulator, giving the protein MSGSIQGQPGAECGFDVFARACPSRGTLEHVTGRWGGLALGALYEGSLRFNELRRRVDGVSEKMLSQTLQALERDGLVHREAQPVNPPRVDYQLTDLGRRVAERLLALIDCVEGAMDEVLAARARYDETRGAR; this is encoded by the coding sequence ATGAGCGGGAGTATTCAGGGGCAGCCGGGCGCGGAGTGTGGTTTCGACGTGTTCGCCAGGGCGTGTCCGTCGCGGGGGACGTTGGAACATGTCACCGGGCGGTGGGGTGGGCTCGCGTTGGGGGCGTTGTACGAGGGGTCGTTGCGGTTCAACGAGTTGCGGCGGCGGGTGGACGGGGTGAGCGAGAAGATGCTGTCCCAGACACTCCAGGCGCTGGAGCGGGACGGGCTGGTGCACCGGGAGGCGCAGCCGGTCAACCCGCCCCGCGTGGACTACCAGCTCACCGACCTCGGCCGCCGGGTCGCCGAGCGCCTGCTCGCCCTCATCGACTGCGTGGAGGGCGCCATGGACGAGGTCCTCGCCGCCCGCGCCCGCTACGACGAGACGCGCGGCGCCCGCTGA
- a CDS encoding CAP domain-containing protein translates to MGRHRRSGTTITEPESYEPRGTASYQRPQAYAATAARSTDYLYATDDERRALEADFAATAGSKQRGHRRAKKAATPVRTGLLGVSAAVALGTAAVATGAVPGLQNYRLGGTSSGPGETVQAVGAPGNAASEQGGASGSADTPSTPGSPATGGGQRTAPASPAPSAPASAPTSQAPAPAKPAPSKPAADPKPDPEPSESQTKAPAPEPKAPQASAPVTVSAQAAAEAEVLRLVNVERAKVGCTPVAANSALTGLAEAFSGDMAARDFFDHTDPDGATPWDRAAKAGITGLGGENIARGQSDAAAVMEAWMNSPGHRANILNCDFKTLGVGVHMATGGPWWTQDFGY, encoded by the coding sequence ATGGGACGCCATCGACGATCCGGCACCACGATCACGGAGCCGGAGTCGTACGAACCCAGGGGCACCGCGTCGTACCAGCGGCCGCAGGCGTACGCGGCGACCGCAGCCCGCAGCACGGACTATCTGTACGCCACCGACGACGAGCGCCGCGCCCTGGAGGCCGACTTCGCCGCGACGGCCGGCTCGAAGCAGCGCGGCCACCGGCGCGCCAAGAAGGCCGCGACCCCGGTGCGTACGGGCCTGCTGGGTGTCTCCGCCGCCGTCGCCCTCGGCACGGCGGCGGTCGCCACCGGTGCGGTGCCCGGTCTGCAGAACTACCGGCTCGGCGGCACCAGCAGCGGCCCTGGCGAGACCGTGCAGGCGGTGGGCGCCCCGGGCAACGCGGCCAGCGAGCAGGGCGGTGCCTCCGGCAGCGCGGACACCCCGAGCACCCCCGGCTCCCCCGCCACGGGCGGCGGGCAGCGCACCGCCCCGGCGTCCCCGGCCCCGTCCGCCCCGGCGTCGGCCCCCACCTCCCAGGCCCCGGCGCCCGCCAAACCGGCCCCCTCCAAGCCGGCCGCCGACCCCAAGCCCGACCCGGAGCCGAGCGAGTCCCAGACCAAGGCCCCGGCCCCCGAGCCGAAGGCCCCCCAGGCCTCCGCTCCGGTCACCGTGTCCGCGCAGGCGGCGGCCGAGGCGGAGGTGCTGCGACTGGTCAACGTCGAGCGGGCGAAGGTCGGCTGTACCCCGGTCGCGGCCAACTCGGCCCTCACCGGGCTGGCCGAGGCGTTCAGCGGCGACATGGCCGCCCGCGACTTCTTCGACCACACCGACCCCGACGGCGCCACCCCCTGGGACCGCGCCGCGAAGGCCGGCATAACGGGCCTCGGCGGCGAGAACATAGCCCGCGGCCAGTCCGACGCCGCCGCCGTCATGGAAGCCTGGATGAACAGCCCCGGCCACCGCGCCAACATCCTCAACTGCGACTTCAAAACCCTCGGCGTAGGAGTCCACATGGCCACGGGCGGCCCTTGGTGGACCCAGGACTTCGGCTACTGA